The Rhizobium sp. BT03 genome has a window encoding:
- the xdhA gene encoding xanthine dehydrogenase small subunit, giving the protein MNDSIRFILNGEDIALTDVGPTETLLDFLRLKRRLTGTKEGCAEGDCGACTVLVGRLADGKLTYESVNACIRFIGSLHATHVVTVEHLAGRDGALHPVQQALVDCHGSQCGFCTPGFVMSLYGLWLTKEKPTRREIEKALQGNLCRCTGYEPIVKAAEQVSQMRPSALFDPLERTRSEIIARLWAMQASGTIRIGKDEDRLIVPASLQALAEILSQEPDAVVVAGSTDVGLWVTKQMRRLSPVVFINHLSELQSITESEDGLTIGAGVSYTSAFAAISKKIPALGRLIDRIGGEQVRNMGTIGGNIANGSPIGDSPPPLIALGATLTLRSLAGQRRMPLEDFFIDYGKQDRKPGEFVESVFVPYPKTTSRFAAYKITKRRDEDITAVLGAFLLTLDDTETVIDIRIAFGGMAATPKRAQAVEAALIGKPWTEATIDAARPAFDADYQPLTDWRATAEYRQLTAKNLLTRFYLETVGAPAELKRFEEVA; this is encoded by the coding sequence ATGAACGACAGCATCCGCTTCATCCTGAATGGCGAGGACATCGCGCTCACCGATGTCGGGCCGACCGAGACGCTTCTCGATTTTCTGCGGTTGAAGCGACGGCTGACGGGCACCAAGGAAGGATGCGCGGAAGGCGATTGCGGCGCCTGCACCGTGCTCGTCGGCCGGCTCGCCGACGGCAAGCTCACCTATGAATCCGTCAATGCCTGCATCCGTTTCATCGGCTCGCTGCACGCCACCCATGTGGTGACGGTCGAGCATCTCGCCGGCAGGGACGGCGCCCTGCATCCGGTGCAGCAGGCGCTGGTCGATTGCCATGGCTCGCAATGCGGCTTCTGCACGCCCGGCTTCGTCATGTCGCTCTACGGGTTGTGGCTGACGAAGGAGAAACCGACCCGCCGCGAGATCGAAAAGGCCCTGCAAGGCAATCTCTGTCGCTGCACGGGCTACGAGCCTATCGTCAAGGCAGCCGAGCAGGTGAGCCAGATGCGGCCGAGCGCGCTCTTCGACCCGCTGGAGCGGACGCGCTCGGAAATCATCGCGCGGCTCTGGGCCATGCAGGCGAGCGGCACCATCCGGATTGGCAAGGACGAAGACCGGCTGATCGTGCCGGCATCGCTCCAGGCGCTGGCCGAAATCCTCTCGCAGGAGCCTGACGCAGTCGTGGTCGCCGGCTCGACCGATGTCGGCCTCTGGGTCACGAAGCAGATGCGGCGGCTGAGCCCTGTCGTCTTCATCAATCACCTGAGTGAATTGCAGTCGATCACCGAGAGCGAGGATGGCCTCACTATCGGTGCCGGCGTCAGCTACACCAGCGCATTTGCCGCGATCTCGAAAAAGATCCCGGCGCTTGGCCGGCTGATCGACCGCATCGGCGGCGAGCAGGTGCGCAACATGGGCACGATCGGCGGCAATATCGCCAACGGCTCGCCGATCGGCGACAGCCCGCCGCCACTGATCGCGCTGGGCGCAACGCTGACGCTGCGCTCCCTGGCAGGTCAGCGAAGAATGCCGCTCGAGGACTTCTTCATCGACTATGGCAAGCAGGATCGGAAGCCCGGTGAATTCGTCGAGAGCGTCTTCGTGCCCTATCCCAAGACAACCAGCCGCTTTGCCGCCTACAAGATCACCAAGCGCCGCGACGAGGACATCACCGCCGTACTCGGCGCCTTCCTGCTGACACTCGACGATACCGAAACGGTCATCGACATCCGCATCGCCTTCGGCGGCATGGCGGCAACGCCGAAGCGCGCTCAAGCTGTCGAGGCCGCACTGATCGGCAAACCATGGACGGAAGCAACGATCGACGCGGCCCGCCCTGCGTTCGATGCCGACTACCAGCCGCTGACCGACTGGCGCGCCACGGCGGAATACCGCCAACTGACGGCGAAGAACCTGCTGACGCGCTTCTACCTGGAAACTGTTGGCGCGCCGGCCGAGCTGAAGCGGTTCGAGGAGGTGGCGTGA